From a single Solenopsis invicta isolate M01_SB chromosome 6, UNIL_Sinv_3.0, whole genome shotgun sequence genomic region:
- the LOC113004659 gene encoding uncharacterized protein LOC113004659 isoform X1, producing the protein MDRKHKNYSFLSKRHFRRIIANNTASDLLNLSNNEYLELRDELLQSDTSEDLELLENEFVNRNDELVDNLNESDTVDDNESNNEEGEMHRNDSNNSSESDTNASELTKSVVHYINVEPGDKTDNQNDQFIKDIASWAIMFNIFHVAIRALLIILRKYTRHSFPKDPRTLLSTPRHTAIIEMGVEQYCHFGLQNALKKMLDEYNTVLGRIPASLDIFINIDGLPISKSSNATLWPILCSDTVLKSVFIVGAYYGQRKPQCNNEFLTQFVDEAILLINTGLFYNEIQVQINFHGLICDAPAKAFILSIKYHTGYNSCSRCTITGEFLDGRLCFPATKIIDALRTDEDFANNKYDDFQIGETILKQIPNFGLVSSVVIDYMHLICLGIMKKLILLWIKGPRTVKLSQQLLNQISGALLNLQSCVPNDFVRRPRSLKDVKLWKATEFRQFLLYTGPVVLQDILRKDVYINFITLHIAVTILASPNLSKDNNNITWAQMLIEYFLKCFKKIYGVKFMSHNFHTLLHICSDVRKYGPIDEFSAFRFENYMSNIKKMIRKNEKPLQQLSRRYSELNNFNMLSKKQKNSNEICFEKIHSNGPLIDGYNFAFQYKILRTKTYTIHSNSTSNNCISFENGTVISVLNLVKCNDNTKFIIGRKLKVVKNLYSEPIYPCASEELGLQVMREDTAVCLWPCENVRNKMWKMPYDHNQFVVFPVIHT; encoded by the coding sequence atggatagaaaacacaaaaattattcttttctttctaaacGGCATTTCCGAAGAATTATTGCCAATAACACTGCTTcagatttattaaatctttccaATAATGAATATCTTGAATTGAGAGACGAATTATTACAATCTGATACTAGTGAAGATTTAGAGCTATTAGAAAACGAATTTGTCAATAGAAATGATGAACTTGTAGACAATTTAAATGAAAGTGACACGGTTGACGATAATGAATCAAATAATGAAGAGGGAGAAATGCATAGAAatgatagtaataatagtagtgAAAGTGATACAAATGCAAGTGAATTAACTAAATCAGTAgtacattatataaatgttgaGCCTGGCGATAAAACTGATAATCAAAATGATCAATTTATTAAGGATATAGCTTCTTGGGCAATTATGTTTAACATTTTCCACGTTGCTATCAGGGCACTTTTGattatattacgtaaatataCGCGACATTCGTTTCCAAAAGATCCTCGAACATTACTCTCAACTCCAAGGCACACAGCAATTATTGAAATGGGCGTTGAACAATATTGCCATTTCGGTTtacaaaatgcattaaaaaaaatgttagatgAATATAATACAGTTTTAGGCCGAATACCTGCTAGTctggatatttttataaacattgatGGTTTACCGATTTCCAAATCAAGCAATGCGACTTTATGGCCCATTTTATGTTCAGATACagttttaaaatcagttttcatTGTGGGAGCATACTATGGTCAAAGAAAACCGCAGTGTAACAATGAGTTTTTAACACAATTTGTTGACgaagcaattttattaattaatacaggactcttttataatgaaattcaagtacaaattaattttcatggATTAATTTGTGATGCTCCAGCAAaagcttttattttatcaataaaatatcataccGGTTACAATAGTTGTTCGCGATGTACTATTACAGGTGAATTTTTAGATGGACGTTTATGTTTTCCAGCGACAAAAATAATTGATGCTTTAAGAACTGATGAAGATTTTGCTAATAATAAATACGACGATTTTCAAATTGGTGAGACGATTTTAAAGCAAATTCCTAATTTTGGATTAGTTTCTAGCGTTGTAATTGATTACATGCACCTTATATGTTTaggaataatgaaaaaattgatattacttTGGATTAAAGGTCCGCGTACTGTAAAATTATCTCAACAGTTATTAAATCAGATTTCAGGAgctttattaaatttgcaaagttgTGTACCAAATGATTTTGTTCGACGCCCACGATCACtaaaagatgtaaaattatGGAAAGCAACGGAATTTCGTCAGTTTCTTCTTTACACGGGTCCAGTTGTGCTACAGGATATATTAAGAAAAGATgtgtatatcaattttataacattacatATTGCTGTAACAATTCTTGCTAGTCCTAATCTTtcgaaagataataataatattacatggGCCCAAATGTTAAtagagtattttttaaaatgtttcaaaaaaatttacggAGTTAAATTTATGTCTCATAATTTCCATACTTTGTTACATATTTGTTCTGATGTGCGGAAGTATGGACCCATTGACGAGTTTAGTGCTTTCAGATTTGAAAATTAcatgtcaaatataaaaaaaatgattcgaAAAAATGAGAAACCTCTTCAACAATTATCACGAAGATATTCCGAACTCAATAACTTTAATATGCTtagtaagaaacaaaaaaacagtaatgaaatttgttttgaaaaaattcactcaAACGGACCTTTAATTGATGGTTACAACTTTGCttttcagtataaaatattacgaactAAAACATATACGATCCATTCCAATAGCACAAGTAATAATTGTATTTCATTTGAAAATGGAACTGTAATATCAGTTTTAAATTTAGTCAAATGTAatgataatacaaaatttataataggtAGGAAGCTTaaagtagtaaaaaatttgtattctgAACCTATCTATCCTTGCGCATCAGAAGAGTTGGGTCTACAAGTTATGCGCGAAGACACTGCTGTATGCCTTTGGCCGTGCGAGAATGTTCGAAATAAAATGTGGAAAATGCCGTACGATCATAATCAGTTTGTTGTTTTCCCAGTAATACATACTTAA
- the LOC113004056 gene encoding uncharacterized protein LOC113004056, producing the protein MSWVTNSDESGYYMPHHAVIKNTNNTTKVRVVFDASAKSDNGVSLNDVLMTGPSIQDKIISHLIRFRTYNYVITADIEKMYRQVLVHEQDRHFQQILWRRDEDEYQSFPKATGVLKSHLYVDDLLTGSETIKEARIIRDDIIALLARGGFTIRQWASNDERIIHDLESTALHENFTIRIDRDLKTLGITWSAKNDKLYYATRSIEITERVTKRKVLPEIAKFYDPLGLVGPVVLYIKKLMQDVWRSGVHWDESIPQRYHDVQLHGFCDASSIGYGACIYIRSSNNQKTVAKLLCAKSRVAPLKTVTIPRLELCGALTLAQLFREVKEENPADAISRGQLPHDFLRNQTWFTGPSWLSKDEVEWPNEIIRIPEIPELKKNACLISEHTKFDILDRYSSYSKLIRIVSYCLRVRHPNKHTGVLQAEEINKAEIRVLKILQADQFSDEIKRLNGASTNKSKFANLNPFIDEYGLIRVGGRLQKSDLTFAQKHPILLPSRHSLTDRIIREIHEKHYHTGIQTTLYILRQRFWLPDGRNQPHYADSLRGEVYRNVYSDNGTNFVGANNQLKDLYAVFNSNEHKKLLQQYASDRRITWHFIPPTAPHFGGLWESTVKSFKHHFKRVIGDSLFTFEELNTFVVEVEGILNSRPITSISSDPNDLLVLSPAHYLIGKPLTMLPENDYTSISDNRLSTWQHIAKVRQDFWKRWSLEYLNELQVRRKWIKQGQRFEIGAVVLIKDKTAPCA; encoded by the exons ATGTCGTGGGTAACAAATTCTGACGAAAGCGGGTATTACATGCCGCATCACGCGgtgataaaaaatacaaacaatacTACGAAGGTGCGAGTAGTGTTCGACGCCTCTGCTAAGTCTGACAATGGCGTATCGTTAAATGACGTGTTAATGACGGGTCCAAGCatacaagataaaataatatcacatttgATTCGGTTCCGTACGTACAATTATGTTATAACAGCGgatatagaaaaaatgtatcgcCAAGTGCTAGTACATGAACAGGATCGACACTTTCAACAGATTCTATGGCGTAGAGATG AGGACGAATATCAATCATTTCCTAAGGCGACCGGAGTTTTAAAATCACACTTATATGTAGACGATTTATTAACCGGTTCCGAAACGATCAAAGAAGCCCGAATAATACGAGACGATATCATCGCGTTGTTAGCACGGGGCGGTTTTACGATAAGACAATGGGCATCGAATGATGAACGCATAATCCATGACTTAGAGTCTACCGCGTTGCACGAGAATTTCACTATCCGCATTGATCGTGATCTAAAAACACTAGGCATCACATGGAGCGCGAAAaacgataaattatattacgCAACAAGATCAATCGAGATCACGGAAAGGGTGACAAAGAGAAAGGTATTACCAGAAATCGCAAAATTTTACGATCCGTTGGGTTTAGTAGGACCAGTTGTCTtgtatatcaaaaaattaatgcaagaCGTGTGGCGTAGCGGTGTACATTGGGATGAATCCATTCCGCAAA gGTATCACGATGTGCAATTGCATGGTTTTTGTGACGCCAGTAGTATCGGCTACGGGGCATGCATATACATACGTTCATCTAATAATCAGAAAACCGTGGCAAAATTGCTATGCGCGAAATCGCGAGTTGCACCCTTGAAAACCGTCACGATTCCACGACTCGAGCTGTGCGGTGCATTAACATTAGCACAGTTATTTCGGGAAGTAAAAG AGGAAAATCCTGCCGACGCTATTTCGAGGGGTCAATTGCCACACGATTTTTTGCGAAATCAAACATGGTTTACGGGACCATCATGGTTGAGCAAGGATGAAGTTGAATGGCCCAACGAAATTATTCGGATACCCGAAATACccgaattaaaaaagaatgctTGCCTAATTTCCGAACATACTAAGTTTGATATCCTCGACAGATATTCTTCTTATTCCAAATTAATCAGAATCGTTTCATACTGTCTCCGGGTCCGTCATCCAAATAAACACACAGGGGTCTTACAAGCGGAAGAGATTAATAAAGCAGAAATACGCGTgctaaaaatattgcaagctGATCAATTTTCTGatgaaattaaaagattaaatggAGCTTCGACTAACAAGAGTAAATTCGCCAATTTAAATCCGTTTATTGACGAGTACGGTTTAATTCGCGTGGGAGGACGTTTGCAAAAATCAGACCTCACTTTCGCGCAAAAACACCCAATTCTGCTTCCCAGTCGACACAGCCTGACCGATCGCATCATACGCGAAATTCATGAGAAGCATTACCACACAGGCATACAAACCACGCTTTACATTCTTCGGCAAAGATTTTGGTTACCGGACGGCCGTAACCAA CCGCATTACGCCGATTCGCTGCGAGGCGAGGTTTACCGGAACGTATACTCGGATAATGGTACTAACTTTGTTGGCGCGAACAATCAGTTGAAGGACCTATATGCCGTATTTAATTCGAAcgaacacaaaaaattattacaacaatatGCGAGTGATCGCCGTATCACCTGGCATTTTATACCGCCAACAGCACCCCATTTCGGCGGGCTATGGGAGTCTACCGTAAAAAGTTTCAAACACCATTTCAAACGAGTAATTGGTGATTCCTTGTTTACATTCGAGGAATTAAATACGTTCGTTGTAGAAGTCGAGGGTATTCTAAATTCGAGACCAATTACATCTATTTCGTCCGATCCGAACGACTTATTAGTACTGTCCCCCGCTCATTATTTAATTGGCAAACCATTAACCATGTTGCCCGAAAACGATTATACGAGCATTTCAGACAACCGTCTGTCCACTTGGCAACATATTGCTAAGGTGAGACAAGACTTCTGGAAGAGGTGGAGTCTCGAGTATTTAAACGAGTTACAAGTCCGTCGCAAATGGATCAAACAGGGACAGCGTTTCGAGATTGGAGCCGTCGTACTTATCAAGGACAAAACAGCTCCGTGCGCATAA